In Streptomyces seoulensis, the following are encoded in one genomic region:
- a CDS encoding phage holin family protein, producing the protein MGWRRVAGQIGRSVTVWAVSTLTMLLLAGLLPDFRLQSPDGDSATRIAVTAACGAGAFGLLSALLWPVLVRTLLLVPALFLGLLVFFLNGSLLLLALRVNPSGRGEVAPETAVIVAAVMSAVASATGGALAVRDDDAYRRRLLRLAGRRRRAALPCASTPGLVCVQLDGVGHDVLTAAVRDGLMPTVARWLAADGVIPPTHRLTAWRTDWSSQTGASQLGILHGSTWDVPAFRWYEKERGEVMVCNRPASAAELQRRATVRTGEAGLLAVDGASRGNLFSGGAGEQALVLSIATRRRGRENRSRAGYFAYFSDPANAVRTALSFFAEIGREIGQSTRARFAGTHPRVGRGGLYPFVRAFATVVERDVVVAAVMGDLLAGRTAVYADLVAYDEVAHHSGPDSRDARQVLKRLDRSLALIEKAAEHAPRPYRLVVLSDHGQSPGETFRSRYGLTLADLVRAGSGLPVPRGAGRTPSGAEARAAVRAALGRGDGVPVAGEDGSEPVVLASGNLGLVSFPDVPHRMTKEEIDARHPALLPTLANHPGIGFLLVRSAEHDGVVLGPCGTEIPLAELDERPGPLARFGPGAVDAVRRTHAFPHTADIMVNSWHDPATGQIHAFEEQIGSHGGLGGAQSRPFLLSPLPLSMPGEDGEALTGAERVHGVLRRWLGELNGPEVPLDADPEPRAA; encoded by the coding sequence GTGGGGTGGCGACGGGTTGCCGGTCAGATCGGCCGGAGCGTCACGGTGTGGGCGGTCTCCACCCTCACCATGCTCCTGCTCGCCGGACTCCTCCCCGACTTCCGGCTCCAGTCGCCCGACGGTGACAGCGCCACCCGTATCGCCGTCACCGCCGCCTGCGGCGCGGGGGCGTTCGGTCTGCTGTCGGCGCTTCTCTGGCCGGTGCTGGTGCGGACGCTGCTGCTGGTGCCCGCGCTCTTCCTCGGCCTGCTGGTCTTCTTCCTCAACGGCTCCCTGCTGCTGCTCGCGCTGCGCGTCAACCCCTCCGGGCGGGGCGAGGTGGCGCCCGAGACCGCCGTCATCGTCGCCGCCGTGATGTCCGCGGTCGCCTCCGCGACCGGCGGCGCGCTCGCCGTACGCGACGACGACGCCTACCGGCGCCGGCTGCTGCGGCTGGCCGGCCGGCGCCGAAGAGCCGCCCTGCCCTGCGCGAGCACCCCCGGCCTGGTCTGCGTCCAGCTCGACGGCGTCGGCCACGACGTGCTCACCGCCGCCGTCCGCGACGGCCTGATGCCCACCGTCGCCCGCTGGCTCGCCGCCGACGGCGTCATCCCGCCCACCCACCGGCTCACCGCCTGGCGCACCGACTGGTCCAGCCAGACCGGCGCCAGCCAGCTCGGCATCCTGCACGGCAGCACCTGGGACGTGCCCGCCTTCCGCTGGTACGAGAAGGAGCGCGGCGAGGTCATGGTCTGCAACCGGCCCGCCTCCGCCGCCGAGTTGCAGCGCCGCGCCACCGTCCGCACCGGCGAGGCGGGACTCCTCGCCGTCGACGGCGCCAGCCGGGGCAACCTGTTCAGCGGCGGCGCGGGGGAGCAGGCCCTCGTCCTGTCCATCGCCACCCGCCGCCGGGGCCGGGAGAACCGTTCCCGCGCCGGGTACTTCGCCTACTTCTCCGACCCCGCCAACGCGGTGCGCACCGCGCTGTCCTTCTTCGCCGAGATCGGCCGCGAGATCGGCCAGTCCACCCGCGCCCGGTTCGCCGGAACCCACCCGCGCGTCGGCCGGGGCGGCCTCTACCCGTTCGTCCGCGCCTTCGCCACCGTCGTCGAACGGGACGTGGTCGTCGCCGCCGTGATGGGCGACCTGCTCGCCGGCCGCACCGCCGTCTACGCCGACCTCGTCGCCTACGACGAGGTCGCCCACCACTCAGGACCGGACAGCCGCGACGCCCGCCAGGTCCTCAAGCGCCTCGACCGCTCCCTCGCGCTGATCGAGAAGGCCGCCGAGCACGCCCCGCGCCCCTACCGCCTGGTCGTCCTCTCCGACCACGGGCAGAGCCCCGGCGAGACCTTCCGCTCCCGCTACGGCCTCACCCTCGCCGACCTCGTCCGCGCCGGCAGCGGACTCCCCGTGCCGCGCGGCGCCGGGCGCACCCCGAGCGGCGCCGAGGCCCGCGCCGCCGTACGCGCCGCCCTGGGCCGGGGCGACGGTGTCCCCGTGGCCGGGGAGGACGGCTCCGAGCCCGTCGTGCTCGCCTCCGGCAACCTCGGCCTGGTCTCCTTCCCCGACGTCCCGCACCGGATGACCAAGGAGGAGATCGACGCCCGCCACCCGGCGCTGCTCCCCACCCTCGCCAACCATCCCGGCATCGGCTTCCTGCTGGTCCGCAGCGCCGAGCACGACGGGGTGGTCCTCGGCCCCTGCGGCACCGAGATCCCGCTGGCCGAACTGGACGAACGGCCGGGACCGCTGGCCCGCTTCGGCCCCGGCGCCGTCGACGCGGTACGCCGGACGCACGCCTTCCCGCACACCGCCGACATCATGGTCAACTCCTGGCACGACCCGGCCACCGGGCAGATCCACGCCTTCGAGGAGCAGATCGGCTCCCACGGCGGCCTCGGCGGCGCCCAGTCCCGCCCGTTCCTGCTCTCCCCGCTCCCCCTCTCCATGCCCGGCGAGGACGGCGAGGCGCTGACCGGCGCCGAGCGCGTGCACGGCGTACTGCGCCGCTGGCTCGGCGAGTTGAACGGCCCCGAGGTGCCGCTCGACGCCGACCCCGAGCCCCGGGCGGCCTGA